The sequence below is a genomic window from Vespula pensylvanica isolate Volc-1 chromosome 1, ASM1446617v1, whole genome shotgun sequence.
tggtaggaaatatttcttattaaaaaagattcgcGACGGACGCTTGGAGAAATCCTTTCGTTGGTTGGCTTGACCCGGATCGAATCGTTAGaaggataaatatttattaagaagcctctccctctttctccctctctctttctctccatctatctatctctctcttgagggagagggagaaacgaTGGCGGAGCTGAAGTAGCTATTAATTGGAAAGACGAGAATcatgagaaggagagatagaaagagagagagagagagagagagagagagagagagagagagagagagaaagagagagaggagaagagagaaatacttctctcttgcttttcaAAAGGCATCTTTTATCAGTTCGACGTTCGTTTAACCCGATCGACGACAACATGACAACGGAgtgttgaagaaagaaaggaatacatttataaagagctaaaaacagagagagagagagagagaaagagagagagggacagagttCTCCGTCCGTTCGAGAGATAAAGGAAATCTCAGAGGCCAGCGATACTCGAAACAacccctctctctgtctccctccctctctctctctctctctagttacatcttttcaacgatcgacGATACGTAAAAACGTGTAAATAGACGTTTTCatcaactctctttctctctctcccttctctctttcaatctctatctcttttcctctttctttaacTCGAAGGATCTTGCTCGCCCACGCACGTGGGAATTGAACGCACTCGGATAACATAATACTAGAGAAGGGTGAGAACGAAAGACTTCGTCTGAATTAAATGCTCTTCGGgagatctctctctgtctctctctctctctctctctctctctctctctctctctttctttctttctttatctttcacaCCAGAGATAGAGATTTTTCTGAGGACGCAATTTCGTTCTCGCGCCTTTAATCAATGCCATGAGGAACTCGATAATGATCGTTTCCCCATCGGGAACGATgcattcaattttataattacgaaatTGCTAATGGAAGAACTCTTCTTCCATCgggcatctctctctctctctctctctctctctctctctctctctctctctctctctttatttctatttttctttctccctttttcccttaccttctttcgatctttctatTTTGATCGAAGTTTTACGAATGATGTACGACGCACGAGGGAACGAGCGTCGCGACgctttccttctcttattctccagcttttcttattctcttctctcgttgtCGTTTCCGCTCGTCGCGTCGACGCGTTTCCGCTAGTCGCGTCGACGTTTCTTTACCATTCCTCCCCCAcccacctttttcttttctttttcgttttctttatccttttttttttattcctcctcctctttatTTCACACTTCGTTTTTCGACGCGAAAGTAGAGATACGcaaatggatggatggatggatggttggttggttggttggttggttggttggttggttgtttggatggatggatggaacGCGattggatggatggatgtcGGTTTTGCAGCAaactttttctgtctttttttttctctctctctctctcaatctctttctctttctcttttttgttttcttctttttttttctatcctacCAACATTATTGTCTTTTGACCTACTTGTCGAAGAGCTTTACCTATGATAATTGAAATAACGTTTGGACCGTGCTACTGACGAATTCTTAACGTTGAAAACCATTGCGATTGTTTCGTATACGATTGAACGAAtcgatgaatattaataaatcgattatgttaatgtaattgatatttttcttttatcgtctataagatatgtatttattattagaacgaacgaatctaaaaatttgtcatttttataACGAGCTCCGATcgattatgtaaatatatcgaatatatttttatcgtttataaaaaaaaagaaatgtatatatatatatatatatatagtaatgcGGTCGAATTAAAACAAAGTATTTCATCGttgttgcaaaaaaaaaaaaaaattaattgtgatATGCGGAACGAGCGTTACTAAATAATTCGACGTGTTCTCCAATTCATTTCTTATCGTCACACAAACCTAAAAGGGTTTCTCAATCGAACAAAATGAAGGGTTTCCTAATCGAGCGGAGTAGGGCTTTGTCGACCCTTATTAAGGTTGGCAATTTGACCGAATTCCATGCGAGAGGCCATTAACTTCgactgctttttttcttttcttttttttctttctacagcCGAACGGAAGACCTTTTTGGGTAACGATTGGCATAGTTCGTGTCTAAGATGTGAGAAATGTAACAAGACGTTGACGCCCGGTAGCCATGCGGAACACGAGGGCAAACCTTATTGTAATCATCCTTGTTATTCGGCCCTTTTCGGCCCTGGAggtaaatatcaattaaaaaaatcgatgaaaaaaaaaatatatattcctatAATGTGACGTGGAGCATACGTATGCATGTGTGAATTTTGTCTTACATTTATCTGTTGAGAAAAAAgttggaagaaaagagaaaaaaagaaaaaaaaaagaaaaaaaaaattaaatcaatcaattgatttaatttatcattgaaCTCTTGATTAATTCTCgaattgctttttctttcaggCTTCGGACGAGGCGGTGCTGAGAGTTATATTTACAACAAATAAATCGGAACATGAATAACGTATTCGCGTTCGTTCATTGCGAGCCTAATACTAGTATTAATCGATTATGAAGGTTTCTGTAAGAATTTCTCCAccggtgtgtgtatatatacacacacatgtatatgtatgtatctattaattattatgtacaGATGTTCGAGTCGAAtcgtatcgaatcgaatcaaatatatactatcaaaatatacgaataactatagtaaataattctaatgtaaattgaaaggaaatatattttatctgtcattaaagaattaaaaaaaaaaaaaaaaaaaaaataaaaataaaaaaataaaaaactaaatgaaaaagaaaaaagaaaaaaaaaaagaaacaagaaaccCGCGAGAAAATCGCCGTCGTTAATATTCTACACTTCAATTGTACTTCAATTTGAATGAATTTCGAGATCTAATGTTAAATGATTCATGCGATACTTACATGTATCAGTAGAAAGATCGGAGCtttcacgtttctctcttacgttctttaattcgataataaataacggGACTTTCCAGTGGATATAAATTGTggatttaaaaacgaaaaagaagaagagaagaagaacaaaaatatagatgaagaaaaaacaaacgaacaagaagtaagaaaataaaaagaaaaaaagaatagagtagcacgttgattaattttatctgaCAAGATGATATTGGAAAATCCACGGTACATGATGTGTGAGTATTtatttctcgctctctttacAAGCTAAAATGGTGGAACGCATTTATCGAGATAAGGATCGTCTTCGACGCAAGGATAACATCgtactttctctatctttctctctctctatttctctctctctctctctctctctctctctctctctcaatctttttcttttactaaaagctcataatcgtttttttcattattcgatTCTCATTATTCTTTCGCACAGGCGATACGCGATTTCAATTTAGAAAATCGATTAACGAGCGGATATGGGTACGCCGAATCGGTACAGGCCATCGTATAAACCtctcaatatttatttaaaaaggatttacagaatttattaattcattcgttcgttctttcgttcaatcgttcgttcgttcgtacgtacgtacatacgtacgtatattccttacttacttacttacgttctctctttcgttcgtcctttcgtcctttcgttcgttctttcgttcgtacgtactttcgcgaatttatattataatgattaatacgAACGGGGCgcaaagagaatgaaaggatatggtttttataaaattaaaaaaaaaaaaaaaaaaaaaaaagaacaaaaaaaaagaaaagaaaacgaaaaagaaaaacagaaacgagaaaagaaatagagaattgaaaacaaaaatggagAAAACGAGCCAGATCCTTCCTGAAGTAGCTGGATCGAAGTAATGAGTAGGGGAGAGGAGacgagggaggaagagaaggaggaggaggaggaggaggagaaggataaTGGTAATGACGATGGTGATAATGGTGGATGGGATGGATGAGAGTGGTCGGACGAACGCTGATAAGTAACAACATACAAATCGAAATTCACAAATCGCATATTCGCGAATTCACAATTACGATTTGTTTATTGCTCTTAGCGAGAATCGATTATCTCGCgttcctattctttttcttcttcttcttcttctttttcgtcttctacGCTATATACcttatttcccttttatttatttatttaatttttttttaaaccgtTTCTTTAtcatcactctttctctctcgctctctctctctctctctctctctctctctctctctctctctctctcgctcgctcgctcgctctctctcgctctattatttcctttcgaatctgataaatattttcgttattttcaagTGTATCGTGCCTCGTTTATCGCTTCCATCAAATGGATGCAAATACAAACGTTATAATACCGCGATATACTACGTATATTgcttatttcatttcttcttcttcttcttcttcttcttcttctccttcttcacctatttcttcctcttctttttcctctttttcttcttcttctttagctTCTTCATTTGCTTCATCTCTCTAAATCTCttccttcttgtttctttcttgtttgtttttctaaaCAGGTTCTTTGGCAAAACTTATTACACATAGGTCGacgttataattaataaataataaaggtattaaataataatgatacaaatgataataataataataataataataataataataataataataataataataataataataataataataataataatgattatgatgatggtgatgataatgatatacgATAATgccgacgacgatgataatcacgacgatgataatcataataatagaaataatagtaataatattaataataatattaatagaaataataataatattattacaataatcgtgacaataaaatgatattatcggtaatagaaaattaaaagaataataataataataataataataatattaataataataaaataataataataataatcaatcgttattacgatataatgatgaattaattaacaatgtaaaaatacatacacagacatatTTTAGTCGATTACAgaggtgagaaagagagaccgtGATCTTTAATCTATCTATTTGTTCGTGAAACGCGAGATGTTCTCGATAGGGACCGCCACTGGTACCGTTTactagttttcttttttttttttcttttttttttttctttttctcttttctcttttccatacGGTAGAATAAAAGCGGCCCTTTTCGATCGGTAACAACCCAACGTTTCCCTCCTCGTTATCGACCAGGAAGCTCTTTGCTTGTGTGAGACTACGAACGTCGACAAGAAGCAACGACGACAAGAAGAAGACTCAACGTTTCGTTTAacaattcttttcgtttgtttttgttttgttgttattgttattgtattattgtttgctattgttattactaCGATCATTTACGATCGCGATCGTTTTACGATgttgtttaaattaaaatgtttttttcttcgcggaagagaaatcgaaaaataaacgaaagcaCGATCTTGTCGATTCAATTAACgcgcc
It includes:
- the LOC122627663 gene encoding cysteine-rich protein 1-like; the protein is MPNCPKCGKPVYFAERKTFLGNDWHSSCLRCEKCNKTLTPGSHAEHEGKPYCNHPCYSALFGPGGFGRGGAESYIYNK